A genomic window from Elaeis guineensis isolate ETL-2024a chromosome 3, EG11, whole genome shotgun sequence includes:
- the LOC105041988 gene encoding FCS-Like Zinc finger 17 — protein sequence MVPRNKSIFHLGEEGGEATSTGVAIRGLKNLTQASEGLVGLRILIQHTGQGSNIVIKSTLKSCRPTARPCQSPKSYQELGFLKACFLCKRELSPQKDVYMYRGDQGFCSEECRCRQILIDERREFEASTRERLGVSHHRHAGSKVQESDRHRKISAAA from the exons ATGGTCCCAAGAAACAAGAGCATCTTCCACCTAGGGGAGGAGGGTGGTGAGGCTACTAGTACCGGAGTAGCCATTAGAGGGCTCAAGAACTTGACACAAGCATCCGAAGGACTCGTAGGTCTTCGGATTCTGATACAGCACACAGGGCAAGGATCGAATATCGTTATCAAGTCCACGTTGAAGTCATGCAGGCCAACAGCGAGGCCTTGCCAAAGTCCCAAGAGTTATCAGGAGTTGGGCTTCCTAAAGGCATGCTTCCTGTGCAAGAGGGAGCTAAGCCCACAAAAGGATGTTTACATGTATAG GGGTGACCAGGGATTTTGTAGTGAGGAATGTCGTTGCCGGCAAATTTTGATAGATGAAAGAAGAGAGTTTGAAGCATCTACAAGAGAGAGGCTTGGGGTGTCTCATCATCGTCATGCCGGCTCCAAGGTTCAGGAATCCGATCGCCACCGGAAGATCTCCGCCGCAGCGTAG